The nucleotide sequence TTAAACCCATCGAACCTTCATACATTTAAACTATTTCATGCATTTAAACTAGTCTTTTAAATCCAAAAAGTGGAACCGAATTAATctatatttttcaaatattaACTAAtacatgcaacgactttaggtGGTAACATAAGGGATGCATGGCGCAGAAAGTCATAGACCGGCCAAGAGATCATTTCGTCTGAATCTGTCAATGTCCGAGAACCCATACCTCAAGAGCCCTTCCTTATACAAGACGACACAGTACACAACAACCGCCGCCAATACCCTTCTCTTCCGCTGCCTATAAATACCAACGGAAATCTCATGACATTCTCATCAAATTCAAATCATCATCACTTGGAATACATCAAAATCCATACATTTCTAGCTACAAACCTAATTACGTTTCCAATATCCCATCACATTGCATTCCTCAAAAATATTATCAGCCTTCCGTTGGGATTTATTGTCCTTTGTGACCCTTCTGTTTGTAATCTGTTCGCTTTGAAAGACGATTTATTAGGTGTTTCTAGGCCTTGTGTCATTTTGCAATTTCTTTTGGTAGTCCCGTATCTCACCAAAAAAGTTATTAACAACCTTTTGCGTTATTCTGTCTCTCTTTTACACCAAAAAAGAAAGCATCAATGTCTTTACAAACACATTTGTTATGGTCATTTGTTGTTCTTTTTGTTGTTTCCTTTGGTACAACTTCATGTTATGGTAGTAGTTTCCAGGAGGTCAACTCACTTCATAGTTACGTTGACCATGTTGATAAAGAGTCTGGCTACAATTCTAGGGCTTATCCTTCATACATGGACACCATTGAAGGTTTCAAGTTCATGGAATTGATCAGGCCAAGACCTAAGCTCTTCAGTTCAAGGAAGCTCAACAAAATCACCCGTGGCATAGCGACATCATCAGCTTCGGCCAAAACGATTAGCGTTGACGATTTTGGAGCTAAGGGGAATGGTGCTGATGATGACACACAGGTATATTTATACATAATACATGATGGGCTCATAGGCTTATAATAATATCAGTATATTCATATGGTGATGCTAACTGTAACAACCGTCTGGTCATATTTCTGTTTTGATACAAATTAATAGTTTCGTAGGTATAATTTGGATCTAACCCATTAACGATTTACCGATAAGTAAATGTGATGCAACTAGCAGTACTTAACTGTTTAATTTGGTCGAACtgaaaaaattaaagtttaCGTATGGGTTTGTATAATATTGTTTAATTTGATTCATTGTATGCATGTGATGGTTTAGGCATTTTTGAAGGCATGGAAGGTAGCTTGTTCTTCCAGTGGAGCAATAGTTCTTGTGGTGCCACAGAAAAGCTATCTTGTTAGGCCAATTGAATTCTCAGGCCCCTGCAAATCTAGACTTACAATGCAGGTAATTATTAATTCAGataatttgtgtttatttatatctgaatgtgaatttgaactataaattttgaagattataataattaattaatattgcTTAAATATTTGTAAAAATTCAGATTTATGGAACCATAGAAGCATCAGAAGACCGATCAATCTACAAAGACCTAGACCATTGGCTCATGTTTGATAACGTTCAAAACTTACTAGTTGTTGGTCCCGGAACCATCAATGGCAATGGAAACATATGGTGGAAAAACTCATGCAAAAGAAAGCCTCAGGTACGTATGtactaattaatcaaattattagCTTTAATTAATACTAATCATGTACTAATTACAATCTCCTTCATTGATTTACAGCCCCCTTGCGGTAAACAAGCCCCCACGGTACGTGTATATACGTACTTTTAATCTAAATTTTATGTGAATTTTGATTAATGAAGAGTTTGGAACTAATTAAAGTTGTACATGCAATCTGCAGGCTGTGACCTTCAACAGGTGCAATAACTTGGTGGTGAAGAATCTGAAGATCCAAGACGCTCAACAAATGCATGTTAGATTCCAAAACTGCTTCAATGTTCAAGCTTCCCGTCTCACAGTAACTGCACCTGAGGATAGCCCCAATACCGATGGAATTCATGTTACAAATACCCAGAACATCACTATCTCGAGCTCGGTTGTAGGAACAGGTGTGACATAGCTCGTGATGTTTTCATCATTTTGGTATTTCGCGTTCGAAAAATACATATGATCATCTATAcattaagataaaaaaaaattaatccatATTATACATAAGTTTAACAACAATTTCTTCATTTGTGTTTTGAAGGTGATGACTGTATTTCTATTGTAAGTGGGTCTCAAAGAGTTCAAGCCAGAGACATAACTTGTGGGCCAGGCCATGGAATCAGGTAATTTACAACCCTAGTCTCAAACTTCTTCAAAAAGTCATTCTGCATTTCTCTCGTCAACATATAATCAATGATTATTTTCGTAGAGAGAAGTG is from Malus sylvestris chromosome 5, drMalSylv7.2, whole genome shotgun sequence and encodes:
- the LOC126624643 gene encoding polygalacturonase-like, translated to MSLQTHLLWSFVVLFVVSFGTTSCYGSSFQEVNSLHSYVDHVDKESGYNSRAYPSYMDTIEGFKFMELIRPRPKLFSSRKLNKITRGIATSSASAKTISVDDFGAKGNGADDDTQAFLKAWKVACSSSGAIVLVVPQKSYLVRPIEFSGPCKSRLTMQIYGTIEASEDRSIYKDLDHWLMFDNVQNLLVVGPGTINGNGNIWWKNSCKRKPQPPCGKQAPTAVTFNRCNNLVVKNLKIQDAQQMHVRFQNCFNVQASRLTVTAPEDSPNTDGIHVTNTQNITISSSVVGTGDDCISIVSGSQRVQARDITCGPGHGISIGSLGKDGSIDHVSGVFVNGAKLSGTANGLRIKTWQGGSGSATNIVFQNVQMNDVTNPIIIDQNYCDHITKDCKQQKSAVQVKNVLYQNIRGTGVIGDAITFNCSQSVPCQGIVLQNIQLQNGRAECNDVQPAYKGVVSPRC